A single genomic interval of Thermovibrio guaymasensis harbors:
- a CDS encoding HD domain-containing phosphohydrolase, producing MKSNKYWVLTFLALLITLGIGLGSYFLTYEFSKEYFLKSSLENALNYAEVSAVSVGSKKKADEIKEILERAPYIKRVEIKDGSPNSPYELKKEFLFPDGKLNVVIELDKEMLNKRASSIAKNVSTAVSVLTGFFLFIYLVAIKKLYLEPLSKIKRDIDRIYKGTLEKIPLSGKDEFGKIRESINRMIDSIKDRDKRAEIISQFIQLLTVGKGFNGEFIELMRKVLKLTKTDGVIIGIKNFDNNRIKVKLITQGESKELMKELNKLEGIEPYILELGREVETTKVSILSREEQKLGIKYVFGIPLTVFSNVLGYVIFFRRTDKKLTEENKNLIKNITKSIAISVQIKNLIENLQKQLKREKEFLDKVIKSLIRGIEIRDSYTRGHSERVAFFSKRIAQEMGLPEDEVNKIYIAALLHDIGKIGIPDSILLKPGKLTDREYEIIKLHPILSYELLKNLDFLKDALDGIKYHHERWDGSGYPEGLKGEEIPLPARIIAVADSYDAMTSKRIYREALDRKKAINEIRELSGKSYDPEVVRSALPVLLEEPPEPEEEYLEGEIISEIEERRLDYFLRDSLTGVFNRNALELAYQIAKDRFKELSGIVVDIIKLREINIKEGWEKGDEILKKVVNEIQKRTSDVTMVRYSGDNFLLFTPREKAKETARVIKEIEEETSINLRVVEIPKIDNIEKLQRELTELEFEGSLSSM from the coding sequence ATGAAAAGTAACAAATACTGGGTTTTAACCTTCTTAGCCCTTTTAATAACTCTCGGAATAGGGTTGGGCAGTTACTTTCTAACTTATGAGTTTTCTAAGGAGTACTTCTTAAAGTCCAGTCTAGAAAACGCCCTTAACTACGCCGAAGTAAGTGCTGTCTCTGTAGGTAGCAAAAAGAAAGCTGATGAAATCAAAGAAATCCTTGAAAGAGCTCCCTACATAAAGAGGGTAGAAATAAAAGATGGCTCCCCTAATTCACCTTATGAGCTAAAGAAAGAGTTTCTGTTTCCAGATGGAAAACTTAACGTCGTAATAGAGCTTGATAAGGAAATGCTAAATAAGAGAGCTTCCAGCATTGCAAAGAATGTATCAACGGCAGTAAGTGTACTAACAGGATTCTTCCTTTTCATTTACTTAGTGGCAATTAAGAAACTATACTTAGAACCACTTTCAAAGATTAAAAGGGACATTGACAGAATTTATAAAGGAACCCTTGAAAAAATCCCCCTCTCAGGAAAGGATGAATTTGGAAAGATAAGGGAAAGTATTAACAGAATGATTGATAGTATTAAGGACAGGGATAAGAGAGCAGAAATAATCTCCCAATTTATACAACTTCTTACAGTCGGTAAGGGATTTAACGGCGAATTTATAGAATTAATGAGGAAAGTATTAAAATTAACTAAAACCGACGGAGTAATAATTGGGATTAAGAATTTTGATAACAATAGAATCAAGGTTAAATTAATAACTCAAGGGGAAAGCAAGGAGTTAATGAAAGAACTAAATAAATTAGAAGGAATAGAACCTTATATACTTGAACTTGGAAGGGAAGTCGAAACTACAAAAGTAAGTATTCTATCAAGAGAAGAGCAAAAACTCGGCATAAAGTACGTATTTGGAATACCCCTTACAGTTTTCTCTAACGTTTTAGGATACGTAATTTTCTTTAGAAGAACAGATAAAAAGCTTACAGAGGAGAATAAAAATTTAATTAAGAATATTACAAAATCAATTGCAATCTCTGTCCAAATAAAAAACCTTATAGAGAACCTCCAGAAACAGCTTAAAAGAGAAAAGGAATTCCTTGATAAAGTCATTAAGAGTCTCATAAGAGGTATAGAAATAAGGGACTCCTACACTAGAGGCCACTCTGAAAGAGTAGCCTTCTTTTCTAAAAGGATAGCTCAAGAAATGGGTTTACCAGAGGATGAGGTCAATAAAATTTACATTGCAGCACTTCTTCACGACATCGGAAAAATAGGAATTCCTGATAGCATCCTTCTAAAGCCTGGAAAACTGACAGACAGAGAGTACGAAATAATAAAACTCCATCCAATTCTAAGTTACGAACTCCTTAAGAACCTTGACTTCCTCAAAGATGCACTTGACGGAATCAAGTATCACCACGAAAGGTGGGACGGAAGTGGCTATCCAGAAGGTCTAAAGGGAGAGGAGATACCACTACCTGCAAGAATAATAGCAGTAGCAGACTCCTACGATGCAATGACGAGCAAAAGGATATATAGAGAAGCTTTAGACAGAAAAAAAGCGATAAATGAAATAAGGGAACTTTCCGGAAAGTCTTACGACCCGGAGGTAGTAAGGTCTGCCCTTCCTGTACTCCTAGAAGAACCTCCAGAACCGGAGGAAGAATACCTGGAAGGAGAAATAATAAGTGAAATTGAGGAAAGAAGGCTTGACTACTTCCTGAGGGATTCTCTAACAGGAGTTTTCAATAGAAATGCCTTAGAGCTTGCATACCAAATAGCAAAAGACAGGTTTAAGGAACTTTCCGGAATAGTCGTTGACATCATTAAACTAAGAGAGATCAATATAAAGGAGGGCTGGGAGAAGGGGGATGAAATCCTTAAAAAAGTAGTAAATGAAATCCAGAAAAGAACCTCTGACGTTACAATGGTCAGGTATTCAGGCGATAACTTCTTACTCTTTACCCCTAGAGAAAAAGCTAAGGAAACCGCAAGAGTAATAAAAGAAATTGAAGAGGAAACATCAATAAATCTCAGAGTAGTTGAAATACCTAAAATAGATAATATTGAAAAACTCCAAAGAGAGCTTACAGAACTGGAGTTTGAGGGCAGTCTCTCATCAATGTAA
- the sucC gene encoding ADP-forming succinate--CoA ligase subunit beta, translating to MKIHEYQAKEIFKKYGLPIPRGIVAHNAHEAECAAKELGTPVVVVKAQVHAGGRGKAGGVKLAKSPEEAGKIAAEMIGSRLKTYQNPEGLPINCVLVEEGVNIDKEFYVGLTLDRENSRPVFMVSAAGGMEIEEIAKTNPELIIKEHIDPAIGLLPYQARKIAFKIGLSDRKLINQFVKILLTLSKMYFELDASLIEINPLVKTKEDNFICLDAKIDFDDNALYRHPDVQELEDTTQIDPLELEAKKWDLNYVRLNGNIGCMVNGAGLAMATMDTIKFFGGEPANFLDVGGTATVERVAAAFKLLLSDPKVKAIFVNIFGGIVRCDRIAGGIIEAAKQVELDRPLIVRLEGTNVEIGRKMLEESGLNIIPAKDMADGAQKAVKAAKGEL from the coding sequence ATGAAAATACACGAGTACCAAGCAAAGGAAATCTTCAAAAAGTATGGCCTGCCAATTCCAAGGGGTATAGTTGCCCATAACGCTCACGAAGCTGAGTGTGCCGCAAAAGAGCTTGGAACCCCCGTTGTTGTAGTAAAGGCACAGGTTCATGCTGGAGGAAGGGGAAAGGCAGGAGGGGTAAAACTTGCCAAAAGCCCCGAAGAAGCAGGAAAAATTGCTGCAGAAATGATAGGAAGCCGACTCAAGACTTATCAAAACCCCGAGGGCTTACCAATTAACTGCGTTCTAGTTGAGGAAGGAGTTAACATAGACAAGGAGTTCTACGTAGGCTTAACCCTTGATAGGGAAAATTCTAGGCCTGTTTTCATGGTTTCTGCAGCCGGCGGAATGGAAATTGAGGAAATTGCCAAAACCAATCCAGAACTCATAATAAAGGAACATATAGACCCTGCTATAGGTTTACTCCCTTACCAGGCAAGGAAAATTGCCTTTAAAATAGGATTAAGTGACAGGAAACTTATAAATCAATTCGTAAAAATCCTTTTAACTCTTTCAAAAATGTACTTTGAACTTGATGCTTCTCTCATAGAGATCAACCCTCTCGTAAAGACAAAGGAGGATAACTTTATCTGTCTTGACGCAAAAATTGACTTTGACGACAACGCCCTCTACCGTCACCCTGATGTTCAGGAGCTAGAGGATACAACCCAGATAGATCCTCTAGAGCTTGAAGCTAAAAAGTGGGACCTAAACTACGTTCGTCTTAACGGCAACATCGGCTGCATGGTCAACGGTGCGGGCCTTGCAATGGCAACTATGGACACAATTAAGTTCTTTGGAGGAGAGCCTGCAAACTTCCTTGACGTTGGCGGAACTGCAACTGTAGAAAGGGTTGCTGCTGCTTTTAAGCTCCTCCTTTCAGACCCAAAGGTAAAGGCAATTTTCGTAAACATCTTCGGCGGAATAGTAAGGTGTGACAGGATCGCCGGAGGAATTATTGAGGCTGCAAAACAGGTTGAGCTTGATAGACCTTTAATCGTCCGCTTAGAGGGAACGAACGTTGAAATCGGCAGGAAGATGCTTGAGGAAAGCGGCCTCAACATAATCCCAGCCAAAGACATGGCAGATGGAGCTCAAAAGGCTGTAAAAGCAGCTAAAGGTGAACTTTAA
- the sucD gene encoding succinate--CoA ligase subunit alpha → MSVLIDKNTKVVVQGLTGKEGSFHAKQCLDYGTKIVAGVTPGKGGLTWTDDEGKYQVPVFNTVEEAVKETGANASLIFVPPAFAADAIMEAADAGIKLIVCITEGIPVNDMVKVKRALEGTEVRYVGPNCPGVITPEECKMGIMPGHIFKKGRVGIVSRSGTLTYEAAYQLTSRGIGQSTVIGIGGDPVPGTTHKEAVEMFNNDPETDAIVLIGEIGGTMEEEAAEYIKECVDKPVIAYIAGVTAPPGRRMGHAGAIISGGKGDAKSKMEALKAAGVYVCNTPAEIGEMVEKALKERGLL, encoded by the coding sequence ATGAGCGTTTTAATAGATAAAAATACAAAAGTTGTAGTTCAAGGATTAACCGGTAAAGAGGGTTCCTTTCACGCAAAGCAGTGTCTTGATTATGGAACGAAAATAGTTGCCGGAGTTACTCCCGGTAAAGGTGGATTAACCTGGACCGATGATGAAGGGAAGTACCAAGTTCCAGTCTTTAATACTGTAGAGGAAGCCGTTAAGGAAACAGGAGCCAACGCTTCTCTAATTTTCGTTCCCCCTGCCTTTGCCGCAGACGCAATTATGGAGGCGGCAGATGCAGGAATAAAGCTGATCGTCTGTATCACAGAGGGAATCCCCGTAAACGATATGGTAAAGGTAAAGAGAGCCCTTGAAGGAACCGAGGTCAGATACGTTGGACCGAACTGTCCAGGCGTTATCACCCCGGAAGAGTGTAAAATGGGAATAATGCCGGGCCACATCTTTAAGAAGGGAAGGGTCGGCATTGTTTCCCGCTCGGGAACACTTACTTACGAAGCTGCCTACCAGCTTACAAGCAGAGGAATCGGCCAATCTACAGTTATAGGAATCGGAGGAGATCCCGTTCCAGGAACTACCCATAAAGAAGCAGTTGAGATGTTTAACAATGACCCTGAAACAGACGCAATAGTTCTAATCGGTGAAATCGGCGGAACTATGGAAGAAGAGGCGGCAGAGTACATTAAAGAATGTGTTGACAAACCTGTTATAGCCTACATCGCCGGAGTTACAGCACCTCCGGGAAGGAGAATGGGACACGCAGGAGCAATTATCTCCGGCGGTAAAGGAGACGCAAAGAGTAAGATGGAGGCTTTAAAAGCTGCGGGAGTATATGTGTGCAACACCCCGGCAGAAATCGGAGAGATGGTTGAGAAAGCCCTCAAAGAAAGAGGGCTTCTTTAA
- a CDS encoding 4Fe-4S binding protein: MAAKGIVIVKEDWCKGCNICAAVCPTQVLKLDKVKAIMTVAHPEKCIGCKQCEMICPDFCIYVFTPEEYEEIVSA; this comes from the coding sequence ATGGCAGCAAAGGGAATAGTTATAGTTAAGGAAGACTGGTGTAAAGGGTGCAACATCTGTGCTGCAGTTTGTCCCACACAGGTTCTCAAGCTTGATAAGGTTAAAGCAATTATGACTGTTGCCCACCCCGAAAAGTGTATAGGGTGCAAGCAGTGTGAGATGATTTGCCCCGACTTCTGCATCTACGTCTTTACACCTGAGGAGTACGAAGAAATAGTAAGCGCATAG
- a CDS encoding 2-oxoacid:acceptor oxidoreductase subunit alpha, with the protein MAKLELKYGNHACAEAAIIAGCRFYAGYPITPSSEIAEKMAELLPKYGGVFIQMEDEIAAMGATVGGSFAGLKSMTATSGPGFSLKQENLGYAFMVEAPCVVVNVQRGGPSTGLPTQPGQQEIMQSLWGTHGDKLIPVFYPGNVQEIMEETIRAFNWAERLRTPVVLLLDEVLGHMRETVDMEQFASDKVEIWDRKMPDVPPEEYLPYKPGEDDVPAIAPYGTPGYRGHATGLHHDYTGFPTTDPETCQELIDRLIRKVKNRQPELEKNEEYKLDDAEIAIVTFGTTARAAKTAVDLAREKGIKVGLLRVITIWPSPEETLNKLAKSVKAILVPELNMGQYVLEVERCAKGEAPVYRLNRANGKIIYPHEILAKIEEIAKGGK; encoded by the coding sequence ATGGCAAAGTTAGAGTTAAAGTACGGAAACCATGCCTGTGCAGAGGCTGCAATAATTGCAGGTTGTAGGTTCTACGCAGGCTACCCGATTACACCCTCTTCTGAAATTGCCGAGAAGATGGCGGAGCTCCTACCTAAGTACGGAGGAGTCTTTATCCAGATGGAAGACGAAATCGCTGCAATGGGAGCAACGGTAGGAGGCTCCTTTGCAGGCCTCAAGTCAATGACGGCAACTTCCGGACCTGGATTCTCCCTTAAACAGGAGAACCTCGGATACGCCTTCATGGTTGAGGCTCCCTGCGTAGTTGTAAACGTTCAAAGAGGCGGTCCCTCAACCGGTCTTCCGACCCAACCAGGTCAGCAGGAAATCATGCAGTCTCTCTGGGGGACACACGGAGATAAGCTCATTCCTGTCTTCTACCCGGGGAACGTTCAGGAAATTATGGAGGAGACAATAAGGGCTTTCAACTGGGCAGAGAGGCTCAGAACCCCGGTAGTCCTTCTTCTTGACGAAGTTCTCGGCCACATGAGGGAAACCGTTGATATGGAACAGTTTGCTTCTGACAAGGTGGAAATCTGGGATAGAAAAATGCCCGACGTTCCACCTGAAGAGTACCTTCCTTATAAGCCTGGAGAGGACGACGTTCCAGCTATAGCTCCTTACGGAACTCCCGGATATCGCGGCCACGCTACAGGTCTTCACCACGACTACACCGGTTTTCCCACAACCGACCCGGAGACGTGTCAAGAACTAATTGATAGATTGATTAGGAAGGTTAAGAACAGGCAGCCGGAGCTTGAGAAGAACGAAGAGTACAAGCTTGACGACGCTGAAATTGCAATTGTTACCTTCGGAACGACCGCAAGGGCGGCAAAGACCGCAGTTGACCTTGCAAGGGAAAAGGGAATCAAAGTAGGCCTTTTAAGGGTAATCACAATTTGGCCTTCACCAGAAGAGACCCTCAATAAACTCGCAAAGAGCGTAAAAGCAATCCTCGTTCCCGAGCTCAACATGGGACAGTACGTCCTTGAGGTTGAAAGGTGTGCCAAGGGGGAAGCTCCCGTTTACAGGCTCAACAGGGCTAACGGGAAGATTATCTATCCCCATGAAATCCTCGCAAAGATAGAGGAAATTGCTAAAGGAGGTAAGTAA
- a CDS encoding 2-oxoacid:ferredoxin oxidoreductase subunit beta, producing the protein MSTPNIPMEKIIEKKPYFKYLRLNKMPTIWCPGCGIGQAFRATCMALDELGIPNDKVAMVSGIGCSSRTPGYFDGFTLHTTHGRAPTFATGLKLARPELTTIVFTGDGDALAIGGNHFIHAARRNIDLTVVLINNWIYGMTGGQVSPTTPTGSYATTTPYGNYEPQFDIAKLAIAAGATYVARGTAYHAMELKKLIMDGIKHKGFSLIEVLSPCTIVYGRKNRMSIEEMYFWFKENTIPVKAWEKLPEEKRAGKIPRGVLYHDDSRPEYTELYWNKVKELSGGEK; encoded by the coding sequence ATGAGTACTCCTAACATTCCTATGGAGAAAATCATAGAAAAAAAGCCTTACTTTAAATACCTCCGTCTCAACAAGATGCCCACAATTTGGTGTCCGGGCTGCGGAATTGGTCAGGCCTTCAGGGCCACCTGTATGGCACTTGACGAGCTGGGAATTCCCAACGACAAGGTTGCAATGGTTTCGGGTATCGGGTGCTCTTCAAGAACTCCCGGATACTTTGACGGCTTTACTCTCCACACTACCCACGGAAGGGCTCCAACTTTCGCAACTGGCCTTAAGCTCGCAAGGCCGGAGCTCACGACAATCGTTTTTACCGGAGACGGCGACGCCCTTGCAATCGGCGGAAACCACTTCATCCACGCAGCCAGGAGGAACATTGACCTTACAGTAGTCCTCATAAACAACTGGATTTACGGTATGACCGGTGGGCAGGTTTCACCTACAACTCCAACTGGCTCTTACGCAACAACAACCCCCTACGGTAACTACGAACCCCAGTTTGATATCGCCAAACTCGCAATTGCCGCCGGTGCTACCTACGTAGCAAGGGGAACTGCTTACCACGCAATGGAACTGAAGAAGTTAATCATGGACGGAATTAAACATAAAGGTTTTTCACTGATTGAGGTCCTCTCTCCCTGTACAATCGTCTACGGTAGGAAGAACAGAATGAGCATAGAGGAAATGTACTTCTGGTTTAAGGAAAACACGATACCTGTTAAGGCGTGGGAGAAACTCCCTGAAGAGAAGAGAGCTGGAAAGATACCTAGAGGAGTTCTGTACCACGATGATTCCCGTCCAGAGTACACAGAGCTCTACTGGAACAAGGTAAAGGAGCTATCCGGAGGTGAAAAATGA
- a CDS encoding 2-oxoacid:acceptor oxidoreductase family protein codes for MRYEVRVIGSAGQGSILAAVVLASAAAEEGLWAAQTATYGAAMRSGVSLGDVVISDRPIDFPKTTELDAVIIQSQEAYDDMVKGKPIRLDPECSEADADILVNVKPGALVIVDEDLVQCDLDCNMYRVVSAPIARTAAEVLGRRQVMNIVALGVFQVATTLQFDGKPLISEESFLKAIEKSVPSRFIDLNRNAFIEGVKIGKAALQKA; via the coding sequence ATGAGGTACGAAGTTAGAGTTATAGGCTCTGCCGGTCAAGGTTCTATTCTGGCTGCAGTCGTTCTTGCCAGCGCTGCAGCTGAGGAAGGTCTATGGGCTGCTCAAACAGCCACCTACGGTGCAGCAATGAGAAGCGGAGTTTCACTTGGAGACGTTGTAATTTCAGATAGACCTATTGACTTCCCAAAAACAACCGAACTTGACGCAGTAATAATCCAGTCCCAAGAAGCCTACGACGATATGGTAAAGGGAAAACCTATTCGCCTTGACCCTGAGTGCAGTGAGGCTGATGCAGACATACTTGTAAACGTTAAGCCGGGAGCTCTCGTTATCGTTGATGAAGACCTCGTCCAGTGCGACCTTGACTGCAACATGTACAGAGTAGTTTCAGCCCCCATTGCAAGGACTGCTGCTGAAGTCCTCGGAAGAAGACAAGTTATGAACATCGTAGCCCTGGGAGTTTTCCAGGTAGCAACTACCCTCCAGTTTGACGGAAAGCCGTTAATCTCTGAAGAGTCATTCCTAAAGGCAATTGAAAAGAGCGTTCCTTCCCGCTTCATTGACCTCAACAGGAACGCCTTTATAGAAGGAGTTAAGATAGGTAAAGCCGCCCTCCAAAAGGCTTAA
- the bioA gene encoding adenosylmethionine--8-amino-7-oxononanoate transaminase, with translation MMKKVLKEWDKKYVWHPFTQMAEYVKHEPIVIERGEGCWLIDIDGKRYLDAVGSVWCNVHGHNVKELNEAIIEQVNKIAHSTLLGLANVPSILLAKEVVDIAPEGLNHVFYSDDGSTAMEVALKMAYQYWQLKGEKRRTKFVKLEEAYHGDTIGSVSIGGIDLFHSMFRELMFETFKIPAPHPYRFEGTAEECKNYSLSKLEEILKERGDEIAAVVMEPLVQAAAGIIAHPEGFLRGVRELCDKYGVLLILDEVATGFGKTGKWFACQHEKVTPDIMAISKGLTAGYMPLAITLATDEVYDAFWGGDYGSGKTFFHGHTFTGNQLGCAVALKNIELFKRKGWPEGLKGKIDYLWKRLKEELSELKHVGDIRGKGFMVGIELVKDKRTKEGFSWKDDVGRRISRRIVEKGVFTRPLGPVLVIMPPLAISEEEIDFMVKTYRDAIVEVLGN, from the coding sequence ATGATGAAAAAGGTCTTGAAAGAATGGGATAAGAAGTACGTCTGGCACCCCTTTACTCAAATGGCTGAGTACGTTAAACACGAACCGATAGTCATTGAAAGGGGAGAAGGGTGCTGGCTTATAGATATAGATGGAAAACGTTACCTTGATGCAGTTGGCTCAGTTTGGTGCAACGTTCACGGCCATAACGTAAAAGAACTAAACGAAGCCATAATAGAACAGGTTAACAAAATTGCCCACTCAACCCTCCTTGGACTTGCAAACGTCCCTTCAATTCTCCTTGCAAAGGAAGTAGTAGATATCGCCCCAGAAGGTTTAAACCACGTCTTTTACTCAGATGACGGCTCAACTGCTATGGAAGTGGCCCTTAAAATGGCCTACCAGTACTGGCAGTTAAAGGGAGAGAAAAGGAGGACGAAGTTTGTAAAGCTTGAAGAGGCCTACCACGGGGATACAATAGGTTCGGTAAGTATAGGAGGGATTGACCTCTTTCACTCAATGTTTAGAGAATTGATGTTTGAAACTTTTAAAATTCCGGCTCCCCACCCTTACCGTTTTGAAGGTACAGCTGAAGAGTGCAAAAACTACTCGCTAAGTAAACTTGAGGAAATTCTCAAAGAAAGAGGAGACGAGATAGCCGCAGTCGTTATGGAACCTCTAGTTCAGGCAGCTGCCGGAATAATTGCCCACCCAGAAGGATTTTTAAGGGGAGTAAGGGAGCTCTGCGATAAATATGGAGTTCTTTTAATCCTTGATGAAGTTGCAACCGGCTTTGGGAAAACGGGCAAGTGGTTTGCCTGTCAGCACGAAAAGGTCACTCCCGACATAATGGCAATTTCAAAAGGTTTAACTGCAGGTTACATGCCTTTAGCCATAACCCTCGCAACTGACGAGGTTTACGACGCATTCTGGGGAGGAGATTACGGAAGCGGAAAGACCTTCTTCCACGGCCACACGTTTACTGGAAATCAGCTTGGATGTGCAGTTGCCCTGAAAAACATAGAGCTCTTTAAACGAAAGGGGTGGCCCGAAGGGCTTAAAGGGAAAATAGACTACCTCTGGAAAAGACTAAAAGAGGAGCTCTCAGAGCTAAAACACGTAGGCGATATTAGGGGAAAGGGCTTTATGGTTGGAATTGAACTCGTTAAGGACAAGAGAACAAAAGAGGGCTTTTCATGGAAGGACGATGTTGGAAGGAGGATCTCAAGGAGAATCGTTGAAAAGGGAGTATTTACCAGACCCCTTGGCCCGGTTCTCGTTATTATGCCTCCCCTTGCAATAAGCGAGGAGGAAATAGACTTCATGGTAAAAACCTACAGGGATGCAATTGTTGAAGTTCTCGGAAATTGA
- a CDS encoding universal stress protein has translation MLFEKVLYPFDMRKASLNVKPYILKLKDAGCKEVHMVYVMIPSEWGLLSKEEFDSQEKLEALKGTMEEGFVDGLFKIFNKMKEISKEFEENGIKTRVVIIPGELDEVLSWYADKYGMKLVAIGVTSESLSFFRIGKIVDVIKAVKEPILIVKTPEEEDGEV, from the coding sequence ATGCTATTTGAAAAAGTCCTCTATCCTTTTGACATGAGGAAGGCCAGCCTTAACGTTAAGCCTTACATCCTTAAGCTGAAGGACGCTGGCTGTAAAGAAGTTCATATGGTTTACGTGATGATCCCTTCGGAGTGGGGCCTCCTTTCAAAGGAGGAGTTTGATAGCCAAGAAAAGCTTGAAGCCCTTAAGGGAACTATGGAAGAGGGTTTTGTAGATGGTCTTTTTAAAATATTTAACAAAATGAAGGAAATTTCTAAGGAGTTTGAGGAGAACGGAATTAAAACGAGGGTTGTTATCATTCCGGGTGAGCTTGACGAGGTTCTATCTTGGTATGCAGATAAGTACGGTATGAAGCTTGTAGCTATTGGGGTAACTTCAGAGTCCCTCTCTTTCTTTAGAATTGGGAAGATTGTTGATGTGATAAAGGCTGTAAAAGAGCCAATCCTTATAGTAAAAACTCCTGAAGAGGAGGACGGGGAGGTTTAG
- a CDS encoding universal stress protein has protein sequence MPLFKKTLYSTDFSPLAEVALDYVKKLKEAGEEEVVVVHVVDDLSVELPDGTDLIKEKDVFKILPEVDQEYVVNLIEKLNSIKEILEDENLKVKLYLKYGNIPKQIVSVADEESVNIIVMGAHGKGLLSEILLGSVSTDVIRHAKCPVLIVKKREE, from the coding sequence ATGCCACTTTTTAAGAAGACCCTTTACTCAACAGACTTTTCACCTTTAGCTGAGGTTGCCTTAGATTACGTTAAGAAACTAAAGGAGGCTGGAGAGGAGGAGGTTGTTGTTGTTCACGTAGTTGACGACCTTTCTGTAGAGCTCCCAGACGGAACGGACCTTATAAAGGAGAAGGATGTTTTTAAGATACTTCCTGAAGTTGACCAGGAGTACGTTGTAAACTTAATTGAAAAGCTGAATTCCATTAAAGAGATCCTTGAAGATGAAAACCTTAAGGTAAAGCTCTACTTGAAGTATGGGAATATTCCTAAACAAATTGTCTCTGTTGCCGATGAGGAAAGTGTAAACATTATAGTTATGGGAGCTCATGGAAAAGGGCTTTTAAGCGAGATTTTACTTGGAAGCGTATCAACAGACGTTATAAGACACGCAAAGTGTCCCGTCTTAATCGTAAAGAAGAGGGAGGAGTGA
- a CDS encoding DUF814 domain-containing protein — protein MEREKKVYLLFSGGLDSVIAAKLLQNLGFQVVGVHITSPFFEKDLSKVKELADRLGIELKVVEAGEDYLEMLKSPVYGYGKNVNPCIDCKAYMLKKLKEVAGEEGIIATGEVLGQRPMSQRLDAFRSIEKLAGLRGRVLRPLSGKLLPETVYEREGVVDKRELLDLRGRSRKRYPEILRKLGLSGELPTPAGGCLLTEPSFAVKVKDLIEHDQLTWENVKLLKLGRHFRIGKCKLVVGRNREENEKIASFSKDKDLILKVEVAPSPVGLLRCEGEPERGVLETAAGIVARYSDAKREKEVPVSVYRSGKLIEVIKVQPNFNTDKYALKV, from the coding sequence ATGGAGAGGGAGAAAAAGGTTTACCTGTTATTCTCTGGAGGTCTTGATAGCGTTATAGCCGCAAAGTTACTTCAAAACTTAGGATTTCAAGTTGTTGGAGTTCACATAACTTCCCCCTTCTTTGAGAAGGACCTTTCAAAGGTAAAAGAGCTTGCAGATAGGCTGGGGATTGAGCTTAAGGTTGTTGAGGCTGGAGAAGATTACCTTGAGATGTTGAAAAGTCCAGTTTACGGCTACGGTAAGAACGTTAACCCTTGTATAGACTGTAAAGCTTACATGCTTAAGAAGTTAAAGGAGGTTGCAGGGGAAGAAGGGATAATTGCAACCGGCGAAGTTTTGGGCCAGAGACCCATGTCCCAAAGGCTAGATGCCTTTAGGAGTATTGAGAAGTTAGCAGGTTTGAGGGGAAGAGTCTTGAGGCCCCTTTCTGGAAAGCTCCTTCCGGAGACGGTTTATGAAAGGGAGGGAGTTGTGGATAAGAGGGAGCTCCTTGACTTAAGGGGGCGCTCAAGGAAGAGGTACCCTGAAATTTTAAGGAAGTTGGGTTTAAGCGGGGAGCTCCCAACTCCAGCCGGAGGGTGTCTTCTAACCGAACCCTCTTTTGCAGTTAAGGTTAAAGACCTTATTGAACATGACCAGTTGACCTGGGAGAACGTAAAACTCTTAAAGCTCGGAAGGCACTTTAGGATCGGCAAATGTAAGCTGGTTGTTGGAAGGAATAGGGAAGAGAACGAGAAAATAGCTTCTTTTTCAAAGGATAAGGACCTAATATTGAAAGTTGAGGTAGCTCCTTCCCCCGTTGGTCTTTTAAGGTGTGAGGGAGAACCAGAAAGGGGAGTTCTAGAGACTGCTGCTGGGATAGTTGCCCGCTACTCTGACGCTAAAAGGGAGAAGGAGGTTCCCGTTTCTGTCTACAGGAGTGGTAAACTAATAGAGGTGATTAAAGTTCAACCTAACTTTAATACCGATAAATACGCTTTAAAGGTTTAA